The following proteins are co-located in the Bosea sp. AS-1 genome:
- a CDS encoding creatininase family protein, producing MAAKTEPLVHMGTITGGEARELLKSNPVILLPMGSHEDQGPHAPMGDYLLAEKIAELAAIRASKAGVRTLVAPVLPYGGADWFGPMVGGIAISQATLTQVISEMVDSLHRNGLTRLVVINGHGGNVGPIAEVARELYLRERIVLPSLYLWRIAYGLLPGIVGAETSAKVSGHGADPLTSLGLHLFPELMRTDLVPAGKPLKRDPVLDLPFTGLGTASFEGAEVGVPHEYDEVYHQGVGKGDPKLCSPETGAKLAEKLSDIVSRFVAHFAGKVPA from the coding sequence ATGGCCGCCAAGACCGAACCTCTCGTCCATATGGGCACCATCACGGGCGGAGAAGCGCGTGAGCTGCTCAAGTCCAACCCGGTGATCCTGCTGCCGATGGGCAGCCATGAGGACCAGGGTCCGCATGCGCCGATGGGCGATTATCTGCTCGCCGAGAAGATCGCCGAACTCGCTGCGATCCGGGCCAGCAAGGCCGGTGTCCGCACGCTCGTCGCGCCGGTCCTGCCCTATGGCGGCGCCGACTGGTTCGGGCCGATGGTCGGCGGCATCGCCATTTCGCAGGCGACGCTGACGCAGGTCATTTCCGAGATGGTCGACTCGCTGCACCGCAACGGGTTGACGCGGCTCGTCGTCATCAACGGTCATGGCGGCAATGTCGGGCCGATTGCCGAAGTGGCGCGCGAGCTCTATCTGCGCGAGCGCATCGTGTTGCCGAGCCTCTATCTCTGGCGCATCGCCTACGGGCTCCTGCCCGGCATCGTCGGCGCGGAAACCTCGGCCAAGGTCTCCGGCCACGGCGCCGATCCCCTGACCAGCCTCGGCCTGCATCTCTTCCCCGAGCTGATGCGGACGGACCTCGTGCCGGCCGGCAAGCCGCTGAAGCGCGACCCGGTCCTCGATCTGCCTTTCACCGGGCTCGGCACCGCGAGCTTCGAGGGCGCCGAGGTCGGGGTGCCGCATGAATACGACGAGGTCTATCATCAGGGCGTCGGCAAGGGCGATCCGAAGCTGTGCTCGCCGGAGACCGGGGCGAAGCTCGCCGAGAAACTGAGCGATATCGTCTCCCGCTTCGTCGCCCATTTCGCTGGCAAGGTCCCGGCCTGA
- a CDS encoding ABC transporter permease: MRRRRLTKALVPGGCVALIVLIALAAPLLPLPDPIRQDVAHRLAGPMAGSWLGRDEFGRDVLSRLVWGARTSLSVAFASALVAGLVGITLGLIGGWARSWGAFLTVRSVEIIMCFPPVLLALLVVTLLGPGAATLILVLSVLYLPGFARVTYAEVLAVKGRDYVEAARALGARPAYLLFRTVLPNIAGPLLVQFSLAVAAAVVIESGLSFLGLGVVPPAPSWGLMIRGARSTMEQAPLLLLWPCAVLTLTILAMNLLCDALRDILDPRTAER, from the coding sequence ATGAGACGCAGGAGGCTGACCAAAGCGCTCGTGCCGGGCGGATGCGTCGCGCTGATCGTGCTGATCGCGCTCGCCGCGCCGCTGCTGCCGCTGCCCGATCCGATCCGGCAGGATGTCGCCCACCGGCTCGCCGGGCCGATGGCGGGCTCCTGGCTCGGCCGCGACGAGTTCGGGCGCGACGTGCTCTCGCGGCTGGTCTGGGGGGCCCGCACCAGCCTCTCCGTCGCCTTCGCCTCGGCGCTGGTGGCCGGCCTCGTCGGCATCACGCTCGGGCTGATCGGCGGTTGGGCAAGGAGCTGGGGCGCCTTCCTGACCGTGCGCAGCGTCGAGATCATCATGTGCTTCCCGCCGGTGCTGCTGGCGCTGCTGGTGGTGACGCTGCTCGGCCCCGGCGCGGCGACGCTGATCCTGGTGCTGTCGGTGCTCTACCTGCCGGGCTTCGCCCGCGTCACCTATGCCGAGGTGCTGGCCGTCAAGGGGCGCGACTATGTCGAGGCCGCCCGCGCGCTCGGGGCCAGGCCGGCCTATCTGCTGTTCCGCACCGTGCTGCCCAACATCGCCGGCCCCCTGCTCGTGCAGTTCTCGCTCGCCGTCGCCGCGGCCGTGGTGATCGAGAGCGGCCTGTCCTTCCTCGGGCTGGGCGTCGTGCCCCCCGCCCCCTCCTGGGGGCTGATGATCCGCGGCGCCCGCTCGACCATGGAGCAGGCCCCGCTCCTCCTGCTCTGGCCCTGCGCCGTCCTCACCCTCACCATCCTCGCCATGAACCTCCTCTGCGATGCACTCCGAGATATCCTCGACCCACGCACCGCGGAACGGTGA
- a CDS encoding ABC transporter permease, with amino-acid sequence MSAGWIGRRLLLTLVMAWVVATIVFLALHMVPGDPAELLLSTAGTVPDPSSVAELREKLGLDQPLLSQYGHFLAGLARGDLGASLVDDYPVMQEIGLRLPRTLELILAGTVIAVATGVPAGVYAALHRGGGFDRIASWITALLLAVPVFVVGTLLVLLLAQTLRLMPAGGYVPFAQDPGQHLKLLALPAIAIAKGLAAVLFRMTRAATLDALAHDYVRTARAKGLSPRRVLTVHVLRNALNPVVTLLGLQMGTLLGGTVLVEYVFNWPGLSTPLLRAVEGRDYPMVVGIILTISVLFLLINLVVELLHAAIDPRVQHA; translated from the coding sequence ATGAGTGCGGGCTGGATTGGCCGTCGGTTGTTGCTGACGCTTGTGATGGCGTGGGTCGTGGCGACGATCGTCTTCCTGGCGCTGCACATGGTGCCGGGCGACCCGGCCGAGCTTCTGCTCTCGACGGCCGGCACGGTGCCCGATCCGTCCTCGGTGGCGGAACTGCGCGAGAAGCTCGGGCTCGACCAGCCGCTGCTGAGCCAGTACGGCCATTTCCTCGCGGGGCTGGCGCGCGGCGACCTCGGCGCCTCGCTGGTCGACGACTACCCGGTGATGCAGGAGATCGGGCTCAGGCTGCCGCGCACCCTGGAGCTGATCCTGGCTGGAACGGTGATCGCGGTCGCGACCGGCGTGCCCGCCGGCGTCTATGCCGCGTTGCATCGCGGCGGCGGCTTCGACCGCATCGCCTCCTGGATCACGGCCTTGCTGCTGGCCGTCCCGGTCTTCGTCGTCGGCACGCTGCTGGTGCTGCTGCTGGCGCAGACGCTCAGGCTGATGCCGGCGGGCGGCTATGTGCCCTTCGCGCAGGATCCGGGCCAGCATCTCAAGCTGCTCGCCCTGCCGGCCATCGCCATCGCCAAGGGCCTCGCCGCGGTGCTGTTCCGGATGACCCGGGCCGCGACGCTCGACGCGCTCGCGCATGACTATGTCCGCACCGCCCGCGCCAAGGGGCTGTCGCCGCGCCGCGTGCTGACGGTGCATGTGCTGCGCAACGCCCTGAACCCGGTCGTCACCCTGCTCGGCCTGCAGATGGGCACGCTGCTCGGCGGCACGGTGCTGGTCGAATACGTCTTCAACTGGCCGGGGCTGTCGACGCCGCTGCTGCGCGCCGTCGAGGGCCGCGACTACCCGATGGTGGTCGGCATCATCCTGACGATCTCGGTGCTGTTCCTGCTGATCAACCTGGTCGTCGAGCTGCTGCATGCGGCGATCGACCCGCGGGTGCAGCACGCATGA
- a CDS encoding ABC transporter substrate-binding protein, giving the protein MTISRRSLLGAGLAAPLLGSPFLSRPAFAQRSAGIIRYGLSAFPPNLQPWVSTGASAGTVKMLIHRSLVSYDPKGELRGELAESWSRDAEGAWTFKLRKGCVFHNGEPVTADDVKWSIEQIAGEKSTAYMRAQFQLVERVEIPDPQTVRLVTKGPQATLPSWFANYNTFIVWRGSSPNEPIGAGPFRLVGQERGTSLELAPFDKFYKPGIPKAKGIKFIVYADENLRNAALISGDVDMIEYVPWQSMATVEADSRLKLDAQMGPFMDVLFNGTKPPFNDPRVRRAVAHAVKREDIVKVAFFGRGKPLEGVPIVEGTPWYDDKLAHGWNYDPARAKALLAEAGFANGFQTTLLATAQFGMHKDTAEIVQQYLAAIGIQAELQLPDWSTRVSRGTRGQYDMAIHGVASDNNDPDGLTVVMDTSLSPSHGRSFKVDAPRTVAALAAGRAEFDQAKRVEIYKEMQRAALEEVPLVGLAWRQQGYGMDKGVKGFANLPGALSTSSGNQLEETYFG; this is encoded by the coding sequence ATGACCATTTCTCGCCGTTCTCTTCTTGGTGCCGGCCTGGCGGCTCCGCTCCTCGGCTCTCCCTTCCTGTCACGCCCTGCCTTTGCCCAGCGCTCCGCCGGTATCATCCGCTACGGGCTGTCCGCCTTCCCGCCGAATCTGCAGCCTTGGGTCTCGACCGGCGCCTCCGCCGGGACGGTGAAGATGCTGATCCACCGCAGCCTCGTCTCCTACGATCCCAAGGGGGAGTTGCGCGGCGAGCTGGCCGAATCCTGGTCGCGCGATGCCGAGGGTGCCTGGACCTTCAAGCTGCGGAAGGGCTGCGTCTTCCACAACGGTGAGCCGGTCACGGCCGACGACGTCAAATGGTCGATCGAGCAGATCGCAGGCGAGAAATCGACGGCTTATATGCGGGCGCAGTTCCAGCTGGTCGAGCGGGTCGAGATCCCTGATCCGCAGACGGTCCGCCTGGTCACCAAGGGGCCGCAGGCGACGCTGCCGAGCTGGTTCGCCAACTACAACACCTTCATCGTCTGGCGGGGGTCGAGCCCCAATGAACCGATCGGCGCGGGGCCGTTCCGTCTCGTCGGGCAGGAGCGCGGCACATCGCTCGAGCTCGCGCCCTTCGACAAATTCTACAAGCCGGGCATCCCGAAGGCGAAAGGCATCAAGTTCATCGTCTATGCCGACGAGAATCTGCGCAATGCGGCGCTGATCTCAGGGGATGTCGACATGATCGAGTACGTCCCCTGGCAGTCGATGGCCACCGTCGAGGCCGATTCCCGGCTGAAGCTCGACGCGCAGATGGGCCCCTTCATGGACGTGCTGTTCAACGGCACGAAGCCGCCTTTCAACGACCCGCGCGTGCGTCGGGCCGTTGCCCATGCGGTGAAGCGGGAGGATATCGTCAAGGTCGCCTTCTTCGGGCGCGGCAAGCCGCTGGAAGGGGTGCCGATCGTCGAGGGCACGCCCTGGTACGACGACAAGCTCGCGCATGGCTGGAACTACGACCCCGCCCGCGCCAAGGCCTTGCTGGCCGAGGCCGGCTTCGCCAACGGTTTCCAGACGACGCTGCTCGCCACGGCGCAGTTCGGTATGCACAAGGATACTGCCGAGATCGTCCAGCAATACCTTGCGGCGATCGGCATCCAGGCCGAGCTCCAGCTTCCCGACTGGTCGACGCGCGTCAGCCGTGGCACGCGCGGGCAGTATGACATGGCGATCCATGGCGTGGCCTCGGACAACAACGATCCGGACGGCCTGACGGTCGTGATGGACACCTCGCTGTCGCCCTCGCATGGCCGTTCCTTCAAGGTCGATGCGCCGCGCACGGTCGCCGCGCTCGCCGCCGGGCGGGCGGAGTTCGACCAGGCGAAACGCGTCGAGATCTACAAGGAGATGCAGCGCGCGGCGCTGGAGGAGGTGCCGCTCGTCGGCCTCGCCTGGCGCCAGCAGGGGTACGGCATGGACAAGGGCGTGAAGGGTTTCGCGAACCTGCCGGGCGCATTGTCCACCTCGTCCGGAAACCAGCTCGAAGAGACCTATTTCGGATGA
- a CDS encoding GntR family transcriptional regulator — translation MTIVERDESAAQRSKPTRERVYLYVREQILRGRFPGGSFVEEEEISSALGVSRTPVREAFHRLEAERFIDLLPRRGALVRQVNAKELLDLYEARRMIEGHAISRICREEIPLPAEMHTVLEALERMPHGDYFNRVELNRQFHFVMVDAVGNVVLSELYQSLGARQQRVAMTAIHTDPTRIARISREHHALIAALTEWDEQQALAILEQHLRPIVGVISRLPD, via the coding sequence ATGACGATTGTCGAACGAGACGAGAGTGCTGCCCAGCGCAGCAAGCCAACCCGCGAGCGGGTCTATCTCTATGTGCGCGAACAGATTCTGCGGGGACGTTTTCCCGGCGGCTCCTTCGTCGAGGAAGAGGAAATCTCCTCCGCGCTCGGCGTCTCGCGGACACCGGTGCGGGAAGCTTTCCACCGCCTGGAGGCCGAGCGCTTCATCGACCTGCTACCGCGTCGCGGTGCCCTCGTCCGGCAGGTCAACGCCAAGGAGCTGCTCGATCTCTATGAGGCCCGGCGGATGATCGAGGGGCATGCGATCAGTCGCATCTGCCGGGAGGAGATTCCGCTGCCCGCCGAAATGCACACGGTGCTCGAGGCGCTCGAACGAATGCCGCATGGCGATTATTTCAACCGGGTCGAGCTGAATCGACAGTTCCACTTCGTCATGGTCGATGCCGTCGGCAATGTCGTGCTCTCGGAGCTCTATCAATCACTCGGCGCGCGCCAGCAGCGCGTCGCCATGACTGCGATCCACACGGATCCGACGCGCATCGCCCGCATCAGCAGGGAACATCACGCCCTGATCGCGGCGCTGACCGAGTGGGACGAGCAGCAGGCGCTCGCCATCCTGGAGCAGCATCTGCGCCCGATCGTCGGCGTGATCTCGCGCCTACCGGATTGA
- the yacG gene encoding DNA gyrase inhibitor YacG — protein sequence MAETEKNPPAARPCPICGKPAAERYRPFCSARCADIDLGRWLKGGYVIPGEPLDEAEEVPPSRDKDD from the coding sequence ATGGCTGAAACCGAGAAGAACCCGCCCGCCGCAAGGCCATGCCCGATCTGCGGCAAGCCGGCGGCCGAGCGCTACCGCCCCTTCTGCTCGGCACGCTGCGCCGACATCGATCTCGGTCGCTGGCTGAAAGGCGGCTATGTGATCCCTGGCGAGCCGCTCGACGAGGCCGAGGAGGTTCCGCCCTCGCGCGACAAGGACGATTGA
- a CDS encoding glucose 1-dehydrogenase: MTGRLRGKVAVVAGAGSIGPGWGNGKATATVFAREGAKVVCADVNLNAAEETAAIIKNEGGEAFAVRTDVTRAEQVADLVDRTLGRYGRIDILDNNVGIAEVGSVVDLSEETWEKVFRVNLTGAFLAMKHVIPVMQRQFEETGEGGSIINISSIASIRHTGVPYASYSTTKAGLNHLTRTTAAQYAPQKIRVNAILPGLMKTPMVEHSAGLAKAYGGGDVEAMWAARAAQVPMGHMGEAWDVANAALFLASDEARYVTGIELVVDGGITLKYG, from the coding sequence ATGACGGGACGTCTGAGAGGCAAGGTCGCGGTCGTGGCCGGTGCAGGGTCGATCGGGCCCGGCTGGGGCAACGGCAAGGCGACGGCGACGGTGTTCGCCCGCGAAGGCGCCAAGGTCGTCTGCGCCGACGTCAACCTGAATGCGGCCGAGGAAACCGCCGCCATCATCAAGAACGAGGGCGGCGAGGCCTTCGCCGTGCGGACCGACGTCACCAGGGCCGAACAGGTCGCCGATCTCGTCGACCGCACGCTTGGCCGCTACGGCCGCATCGACATCCTCGACAACAACGTCGGCATTGCCGAGGTCGGTAGCGTGGTCGACCTCTCGGAGGAGACCTGGGAAAAGGTCTTCCGCGTCAACCTCACCGGCGCCTTCCTGGCGATGAAGCATGTGATTCCGGTGATGCAGCGCCAGTTCGAGGAGACGGGGGAGGGCGGCTCGATCATCAACATTTCCTCGATCGCCTCGATCCGCCACACCGGCGTGCCCTATGCCAGCTATTCCACCACCAAGGCCGGTCTCAACCATCTCACCCGTACGACGGCGGCACAGTACGCCCCGCAGAAGATCCGCGTGAACGCCATCCTGCCGGGGCTGATGAAGACGCCGATGGTCGAGCACTCCGCCGGGCTTGCCAAGGCCTATGGCGGCGGCGACGTCGAGGCGATGTGGGCCGCCCGGGCCGCGCAGGTGCCGATGGGCCATATGGGCGAGGCCTGGGACGTGGCGAATGCGGCGCTCTTCCTTGCCAGTGACGAGGCGCGCTATGTCACCGGCATCGAACTCGTGGTCGACGGAGGTATCACGCTCAAATATGGCTGA
- a CDS encoding Maf-like protein, with amino-acid sequence MLVLASASPRRLALLEQAGLKPDALLPADLDETPRKAERPRDLARRLAREKAEAARQGAKARADLEGCYIVAADTVVAVGRRILPKAEIVDEAAACLRLLSGRAHRVYTGVALVTPSGAIRDRIVETRLRFKRLSTEDIEHYLASGEWRGKAGGYAIQGIAGSFVIKLVGSYTGVVGLPLYETVNLLGGEGFPIRFGWMNAA; translated from the coding sequence ATGCTGGTCCTCGCTTCGGCCTCTCCGCGCCGCCTTGCTTTGCTCGAGCAGGCGGGATTGAAGCCGGATGCACTCCTGCCCGCCGATCTCGACGAGACGCCCCGCAAGGCTGAGCGCCCGCGCGATCTCGCCCGTCGCCTCGCCCGCGAGAAGGCGGAGGCTGCACGCCAGGGCGCAAAGGCCCGCGCTGACCTCGAGGGCTGCTACATCGTCGCGGCCGACACCGTCGTCGCTGTCGGCCGGCGGATCCTGCCGAAGGCCGAGATCGTCGACGAGGCCGCCGCCTGCCTGCGCTTGCTCTCGGGTCGGGCCCACCGCGTCTACACCGGTGTGGCGCTGGTCACGCCGTCCGGCGCGATTCGCGACCGGATCGTCGAGACTCGGCTGCGCTTCAAGCGCCTCTCGACCGAGGATATCGAGCATTACCTTGCCTCCGGCGAGTGGCGGGGCAAGGCCGGCGGCTATGCCATTCAGGGCATTGCCGGCTCCTTCGTGATCAAGCTCGTCGGATCCTATACAGGCGTGGTTGGCCTGCCGCTCTACGAGACGGTCAACCTTCTCGGCGGCGAAGGCTTCCCGATCCGCTTCGGCTGGATGAACGCCGCCTGA
- a CDS encoding phosphatidylcholine/phosphatidylserine synthase gives MSDLFPPFEPERVEPKRARFKSIPFRIIAPNLVTLLALCLGLTAMRLVVEGKLETATICILIAAALDGVDGRLARMLKGTSRFGAELDSLSDFVNFGVATGYVLWIFVLHDLKSFGWIIVLTLACAMALRLARFNVMIDDPNRPDWQKNFFVGMPAPAGAITAMLPLYLHAIGLPVQEYGAPFVGIYILFIAFLTISRIPCYAGKTLGARVPRDMVLPIFVAVVVIAGLLFAYTFEVLTLVVVAYLALIPLSVARYRKLEREHAAQVPLPADAPESAA, from the coding sequence ATGAGCGACCTGTTTCCCCCTTTCGAGCCCGAGCGCGTCGAGCCGAAGCGTGCCCGCTTCAAATCGATTCCGTTCCGGATCATTGCGCCCAACCTCGTCACGCTGCTGGCGCTCTGCCTCGGCCTGACCGCGATGCGGCTCGTGGTCGAGGGCAAGCTCGAGACCGCGACCATCTGCATCCTGATCGCCGCCGCGCTCGATGGTGTCGACGGCCGTCTGGCGCGGATGCTGAAGGGCACCTCACGCTTCGGGGCCGAGCTCGATTCGCTCTCGGATTTCGTCAATTTCGGCGTCGCCACCGGCTATGTGTTGTGGATCTTCGTCCTGCACGACCTGAAATCCTTCGGCTGGATCATCGTGCTGACGCTGGCCTGCGCCATGGCGCTCAGGCTGGCGCGCTTCAACGTCATGATCGATGACCCGAACCGGCCCGACTGGCAGAAGAACTTCTTCGTCGGCATGCCGGCCCCGGCCGGAGCCATCACCGCGATGCTGCCGCTCTATCTCCACGCCATCGGCCTGCCGGTGCAGGAATATGGCGCCCCCTTCGTCGGGATCTACATCCTGTTCATCGCCTTCCTGACGATTTCGCGCATCCCCTGCTATGCCGGGAAGACGCTGGGTGCGCGCGTGCCGCGCGATATGGTGCTGCCGATCTTCGTCGCGGTGGTGGTGATCGCCGGCCTGCTCTTCGCCTACACCTTCGAGGTGCTGACGCTGGTCGTCGTCGCCTATCTTGCGCTGATCCCGCTCAGCGTCGCCCGCTACCGCAAGCTCGAGCGCGAGCACGCCGCACAGGTTCCGCTGCCCGCAGACGCGCCGGAAAGCGCTGCCTGA
- a CDS encoding phosphatidylserine decarboxylase has translation MPPRTAELSMSLVDSVRKVIVPIHKEGYVFIAIGLVATIILANLWSPFGWIGAIITVWICYFFRDPVRIVPQREGLVISPADGRVSQIAQSLPPPELDLPAEPMTRVSIFMNVFDCHVNRSPVAGRILKMAYTPGLFLNAELDKASDDNERNALAIETSSGPIGVVQIAGLIARRIVPFVKEGDTLATGERFGLIRFGSRVDVYLPAHVVPLVGEGQTAIAGETVLADLSGNEPVPRSYRGI, from the coding sequence GTGCCGCCAAGAACAGCGGAACTCTCCATGTCCCTCGTCGATTCCGTCCGCAAGGTGATCGTGCCCATCCACAAGGAGGGCTATGTCTTCATCGCGATCGGGCTGGTGGCGACCATCATCCTCGCCAATCTCTGGTCGCCCTTCGGCTGGATCGGCGCGATCATCACCGTCTGGATCTGCTATTTCTTCCGCGATCCCGTCCGCATCGTTCCGCAACGGGAAGGGCTGGTGATCTCGCCGGCCGATGGTCGCGTCAGCCAGATCGCCCAGTCCCTGCCGCCGCCGGAACTCGACCTGCCGGCCGAGCCGATGACCCGCGTCTCGATCTTCATGAACGTCTTCGACTGCCATGTGAATCGCAGCCCCGTCGCCGGTCGCATCCTGAAGATGGCCTATACGCCGGGTCTGTTCCTCAACGCCGAGCTCGACAAGGCGAGCGACGACAACGAGCGTAACGCGCTGGCGATCGAGACTTCGTCCGGCCCCATCGGTGTCGTCCAGATCGCCGGATTGATCGCGCGGCGCATCGTCCCCTTCGTCAAGGAAGGCGACACGCTGGCCACTGGCGAACGCTTCGGCCTCATCCGTTTCGGCTCGCGCGTCGACGTCTATCTCCCGGCCCATGTCGTGCCGCTGGTCGGCGAGGGTCAGACGGCGATCGCCGGCGAGACGGTGCTGGCCGACCTCTCCGGCAACGAGCCGGTCCCCCGCAGCTACCGCGGAATCTGA
- a CDS encoding ABC transporter ATP-binding protein/permease: protein MSAPAAPSPAPSLARSVTIQPGSGFFATFRALWPYLWPAERADLRARVVAAFALMIAGRLILMGVPFTFKWITDALAQTHSSIENWLPWLVGAPLALTVFYGLARVGSAAFVQMRDAIFAPVFMHAVRTLALQTFGHLHYLSLRFHLERKTGGLTRVLERGRNGIEEMVRLGLNQLVPVIVEVVLIIAVLLGLFDWRYVVVLVVMVVTYMTYTIKATEWRIAIRSAMNESDTDANSKAIDSLLNYETVKYFGAEARETARYDNAMALYERNSIKSYTSLAWLNFGQAAIFAAGLTLSMVMAVRGFQAGTNTVGDLILINSMLIQLYLPLNFMGTVYREIKQATLDIAQMFSLIGRDPEIQDKPGAKPLQVPAGEVVFDDVHFAYVPERPILRGVSFKVEPGKTVAIVGPSGAGKSTISRLLFRFYEPQKGRILIDGQPIADVQQVSLRAAIGMVPQDTVLFNDTIEYNILYGRPDATTEEVAEAARLAQIDRFIRTLPEGYATSVGERGLKLSGGEKQRVAIARTILKGPPILVLDEATSALDSFTEKEIQDALDRVSEGRTTLVIAHRLSTVVNADEIIVLDKGVIVERGHHRDLLAADGVYAAMWNRQREVDEAKATLQRATQEEGESVRVSLS, encoded by the coding sequence ATGTCCGCGCCTGCTGCGCCGTCCCCGGCGCCTAGCCTCGCCCGCTCCGTCACGATCCAGCCGGGCTCCGGCTTCTTCGCCACCTTCCGCGCGCTCTGGCCCTATCTCTGGCCGGCAGAGCGGGCCGATCTGCGTGCCCGCGTCGTCGCGGCCTTCGCCCTGATGATCGCTGGCCGCCTGATCCTGATGGGCGTGCCTTTCACCTTCAAATGGATCACAGATGCGCTGGCGCAGACCCATTCCAGCATCGAGAACTGGCTGCCCTGGCTCGTCGGCGCGCCGCTGGCGCTGACGGTGTTCTACGGGTTGGCGCGGGTGGGCTCCGCCGCCTTCGTGCAGATGCGCGACGCGATCTTCGCGCCCGTCTTCATGCATGCGGTCCGCACGCTGGCGCTGCAGACCTTCGGACATCTGCATTATCTTTCGCTGCGCTTCCATCTCGAGCGCAAGACAGGCGGCTTGACCCGCGTGCTTGAGCGCGGCCGCAACGGCATCGAGGAGATGGTTCGGCTCGGCCTCAACCAGCTCGTGCCGGTCATCGTCGAGGTCGTGCTGATCATAGCCGTGCTGCTCGGCCTGTTCGACTGGCGCTATGTCGTGGTGCTGGTCGTGATGGTCGTGACCTACATGACCTACACCATCAAGGCGACGGAGTGGCGGATCGCCATCCGCTCGGCGATGAACGAATCCGACACCGATGCCAATTCCAAGGCGATCGACTCGCTGCTGAACTACGAGACGGTGAAGTATTTCGGTGCCGAGGCCCGCGAGACCGCCCGCTATGACAACGCCATGGCGCTCTATGAGCGCAACTCGATCAAATCCTACACCTCGCTCGCCTGGCTGAATTTCGGCCAGGCTGCGATCTTCGCCGCCGGCCTGACGCTCTCGATGGTGATGGCGGTGCGCGGCTTCCAGGCCGGGACCAACACGGTCGGCGATCTCATCCTGATCAACTCGATGCTGATCCAGCTCTATCTGCCGCTGAATTTCATGGGCACCGTCTATCGCGAGATCAAGCAGGCGACGCTCGACATCGCGCAGATGTTCTCGCTGATCGGCCGCGATCCCGAAATCCAGGACAAGCCCGGCGCAAAGCCCTTGCAGGTTCCGGCCGGGGAGGTCGTCTTCGACGACGTCCATTTCGCCTATGTCCCGGAACGGCCGATCCTGCGCGGCGTTTCGTTCAAGGTCGAGCCGGGCAAGACCGTCGCCATCGTCGGTCCCTCCGGCGCCGGCAAGTCGACGATCTCGCGCCTGCTCTTCCGCTTCTACGAACCGCAGAAGGGGCGCATTCTGATCGATGGCCAGCCCATCGCCGATGTTCAGCAGGTGAGCCTGCGCGCTGCGATCGGCATGGTCCCGCAGGATACCGTGCTGTTCAACGACACGATCGAGTACAACATCCTCTACGGCCGCCCCGACGCGACGACGGAAGAGGTCGCGGAGGCGGCTCGTCTCGCCCAGATCGACCGCTTCATCCGCACCTTGCCGGAAGGCTACGCCACCTCGGTCGGTGAGCGCGGCTTGAAACTCTCAGGCGGCGAGAAGCAGCGCGTCGCCATCGCCCGCACCATCCTCAAAGGCCCGCCGATCCTGGTGCTCGACGAGGCGACCTCGGCGCTCGATTCCTTCACCGAGAAGGAGATCCAGGATGCGCTCGACCGGGTGAGCGAGGGACGCACGACGCTCGTCATCGCCCACCGGCTCTCCACCGTGGTCAACGCGGACGAGATCATCGTGCTCGACAAGGGCGTCATCGTCGAGCGCGGTCACCATCGCGATCTGCTCGCCGCGGACGGCGTCTACGCCGCGATGTGGAACCGCCAGCGCGAAGTCGACGAGGCCAAGGCCACGCTCCAGCGCGCGACCCAGGAGGAGGGCGAGAGCGTCAGGGTCTCGCTGTCGTAG